In Salinisphaera sp. LB1, one genomic interval encodes:
- a CDS encoding hypoxanthine-guanine phosphoribosyltransferase: MSGFDRQRYDEARAVYAGADCLISESEINAAYDRMATEITRDLAELDPVVMCVMLGGLQATAELGKRLAFPFELDYLHATRYRGATAGGELVWKVSPSLRLNGRHVLIVDDIIDEGHTLAAILEAIRSQGAASVSTAMLLLKDHDRRVPGLSADYVGCTVADRYVFGSGMDYKGYYRQLPGVWAIGQADDTR, translated from the coding sequence ATGAGCGGTTTTGACCGACAGCGCTATGACGAGGCCAGAGCCGTGTACGCCGGGGCCGACTGTCTGATCTCCGAGTCCGAGATCAACGCGGCCTACGACCGCATGGCCACCGAGATTACCCGCGATCTGGCCGAGCTGGACCCGGTGGTGATGTGCGTGATGCTGGGCGGGCTGCAGGCTACCGCCGAACTCGGCAAGCGCCTGGCGTTTCCATTCGAACTCGATTACCTGCACGCCACCCGCTATCGCGGCGCCACCGCAGGCGGCGAACTGGTGTGGAAGGTCAGCCCGAGCCTGCGCCTGAACGGCCGGCATGTGCTGATCGTGGACGACATCATCGACGAAGGCCATACCCTGGCCGCGATTCTCGAGGCCATCCGCAGTCAGGGCGCGGCCTCGGTGAGCACGGCGATGCTGCTGCTGAAAGACCACGATCGCCGGGTCCCCGGACTGAGCGCCGACTATGTCGGCTGCACCGTGGCCGATCGCTATGTCTTCGGCTCCGGGATGGATTACAAGGGCTATTACCGCCAGCTGCCCGGGGTCTGGGCGATTGGTCAGGCGGACGACACCCGATGA
- a CDS encoding S-methyl-5'-thioinosine phosphorylase: MSAPIGIIGGTALANLAGVEGAATDANAPDTPFGRASGPRVAGRFAGREVCFVMRHGPGHRIAPHAINYRANIRALADAGCRQVIAVAAVGGITATMRPGRIVVPHQIVDYSWGRTHTFYEDPARGELDHVDFTDPYAPALRRALIRAAEELGFDPAEQAVHGVTQGPRLETAAEIDRMERDGCDIVGMTGMPEAGLAREAGLDYACAAVVVNKAAGRTGGLAIHAEIEATLAQGMHDIERLLETVLPAL; the protein is encoded by the coding sequence ATGAGCGCACCGATCGGCATCATCGGCGGGACCGCGCTGGCCAACCTCGCTGGCGTTGAGGGCGCGGCGACCGACGCAAACGCGCCGGACACCCCCTTCGGCCGGGCCTCGGGCCCGCGGGTCGCCGGCCGGTTCGCCGGTCGCGAGGTCTGTTTTGTCATGCGTCATGGGCCCGGCCATCGGATCGCGCCCCACGCCATCAACTATCGCGCCAATATCCGCGCACTGGCGGATGCCGGCTGTCGCCAGGTGATCGCCGTCGCGGCCGTGGGCGGCATTACCGCCACCATGAGGCCGGGGCGGATCGTGGTGCCGCACCAGATCGTGGATTACAGCTGGGGGCGCACGCACACCTTTTACGAGGACCCGGCGCGCGGCGAGCTGGATCATGTCGATTTCACCGATCCCTACGCGCCAGCGCTGCGCCGGGCGCTGATCCGCGCCGCCGAAGAACTCGGCTTCGACCCTGCCGAGCAGGCCGTGCATGGTGTGACCCAGGGCCCGCGCCTGGAAACCGCCGCCGAGATCGATCGCATGGAGCGCGACGGCTGCGACATCGTCGGCATGACCGGCATGCCGGAGGCCGGGCTGGCGCGTGAGGCCGGGCTGGACTATGCCTGCGCCGCGGTGGTGGTGAACAAGGCCGCCGGCCGGACCGGCGGGCTGGCGATTCATGCCGAGATCGAGGCGACCCTGGCCCAGGGCATGCACGATATCGAGCGCCTGCTGGAAACCGTGCTGCCGGCGCTCTAG
- a CDS encoding CYTH domain-containing protein: protein MAVEIERKFLVVGDAWRDAAHASQFFAQGYLNQTGRASVRVRIEGEQANLNLKAARVGSSRAEYEYPIPLAEAREILDQLTLTPPVEKTRHWLEHAGHVWEIDEFVGANAPLVVAEIELDAPDEAFARPDWLGAEITDDVRYYNHALAFAPYSQWGDGQ, encoded by the coding sequence ATGGCAGTGGAAATCGAACGCAAGTTTCTCGTCGTTGGCGATGCCTGGCGGGATGCCGCTCATGCGAGCCAGTTCTTCGCCCAGGGCTATCTGAACCAGACCGGCCGGGCGTCGGTGCGCGTGCGCATCGAGGGCGAGCAGGCGAACCTCAATCTCAAGGCGGCCCGCGTCGGTTCGTCGCGCGCCGAATATGAATATCCGATACCGCTGGCTGAAGCCCGCGAGATCCTGGATCAGCTGACCCTGACGCCGCCGGTGGAAAAGACTCGCCACTGGCTCGAGCATGCCGGGCATGTCTGGGAGATCGACGAATTCGTGGGCGCCAATGCACCGCTTGTGGTTGCCGAAATCGAGCTTGACGCCCCCGACGAGGCGTTCGCGCGCCCCGACTGGCTCGGGGCCGAGATTACCGACGACGTGCGGTACTACAACCATGCGCTGGCATTTGCACCGTACAGCCAGTGGGGTGACGGACAATGA
- the rlmD gene encoding 23S rRNA (uracil(1939)-C(5))-methyltransferase RlmD: protein MSRRRKRRKAPEHGVVEITDLASNGRGVGHVDGKAIFVADTLPGERALYKPVKVKRDYEQAEMATLFSASSQRATPRCAHFGVCGGCILQHATPQAQVAFKQRQLLDALARVGGVAPEHVLEPLTGARWGYRRRARLGVKHVPKKGGTLVGFRERGAPFIAQLSRCEVLVPEVGARLAELGRLIDELSIRSAVPQIEVAAGDNHVALVFRVLEEPTPADRQRLSAYAEATGFVIYLQPGDESTIAPLAGAPEPLYYDLPAYDARLYFEPNDFVQIHGDINRRMIDAAIAELDVRPDDTVLELFSGLGNFSVPLSRSAGAVITVEGDAGLVARARANAARNGATNVTAHVDNLFEPARQPAWRPERADKVLLDPPRSGAAEVLDHVAATGASRVVYCSCHPATLARDAATLVERHGYRLLAAGVMDMFPHTAHIESMAVFVR from the coding sequence ATGAGCCGTCGGCGCAAGCGCAGGAAAGCGCCCGAGCACGGCGTGGTCGAGATCACCGATCTGGCCAGCAACGGCCGCGGCGTCGGGCATGTCGACGGCAAGGCGATCTTCGTGGCCGATACGCTGCCCGGGGAACGGGCGCTGTACAAACCGGTCAAGGTCAAGCGCGATTACGAACAGGCCGAGATGGCGACACTGTTCTCGGCGTCCAGCCAGCGCGCCACCCCGCGCTGCGCGCATTTCGGCGTCTGCGGTGGGTGCATCCTGCAGCATGCGACGCCGCAAGCGCAGGTGGCATTCAAGCAGCGCCAGCTCCTCGATGCCCTGGCGCGCGTGGGCGGCGTGGCGCCGGAACACGTGCTGGAACCGTTGACCGGGGCCCGCTGGGGGTATCGTCGGCGCGCGCGTCTCGGCGTGAAACACGTGCCCAAGAAGGGCGGTACGCTGGTGGGCTTTCGCGAGCGCGGTGCCCCGTTCATCGCCCAGTTGTCACGCTGCGAGGTGCTGGTGCCGGAAGTCGGCGCGCGGCTGGCCGAACTCGGCCGGCTGATCGACGAGCTGTCGATTCGAAGTGCCGTGCCGCAGATCGAGGTCGCGGCCGGCGACAATCACGTGGCGCTCGTCTTTCGTGTGCTGGAAGAGCCGACGCCGGCGGATCGACAACGTTTATCGGCCTACGCCGAGGCCACGGGCTTCGTCATTTACCTGCAGCCCGGTGACGAAAGCACGATCGCGCCGCTCGCCGGCGCGCCCGAACCGCTGTACTACGATCTGCCGGCCTACGATGCGCGGCTGTATTTCGAGCCGAACGATTTCGTGCAGATTCACGGCGATATCAACCGCCGGATGATCGATGCCGCGATCGCGGAGCTGGACGTGCGGCCCGACGATACGGTGCTCGAACTGTTTTCGGGGCTGGGCAATTTCTCCGTACCCTTGTCGCGCAGCGCCGGCGCGGTGATCACGGTCGAAGGCGACGCCGGTCTGGTCGCGCGGGCGAGGGCCAATGCCGCGCGCAACGGCGCAACCAACGTCACGGCCCATGTCGACAATTTGTTCGAGCCGGCGAGGCAGCCGGCATGGCGGCCCGAGCGGGCCGACAAGGTACTGCTCGATCCGCCGCGCTCGGGCGCGGCCGAGGTGCTGGATCACGTGGCCGCGACCGGTGCATCCCGCGTCGTGTACTGCTCATGCCACCCGGCGACGCTGGCGCGCGACGCGGCGACCCTGGTCGAGCGTCATGGTTATCGTCTGCTCGCCGCCGGCGTGATGGACATGTTTCCGCATACCGCGCACATCGAATCGATGGCGGTATTCGTGCGATAG
- a CDS encoding mechanosensitive ion channel family protein, whose product MDVVGTYQAFMSHYLSLRNDWGTVIDVAGILVLTGLLDLVTRGLFAWLHRKVLKTRNLWDDALYRSVNGPLQVLIWIGGVSIAIVLATASDQAWRAYLPNARGILITLTMVWFFFRLVGTIEKNALARAARRNNKLDATSADAIAKLARAVTLIIAGLVLLDQFGVSPSGLLAFSGVGGIAVGFAARDMLANIFGGMTVYMNRPFSVGDWIRSPDRDIEGTVESIGWRATTVRRFDMRPLYVPNAVFSSVALENPSRMSHRLINETIGLRYQDAAIVPDLVEDIRAMLAADENIDSDQVVLTYLDSLSDSSLDLLVYCYTHTTDWAEYLAVKQGVLQRVQDRIREHGGAISFPTRTLHVPDELVVARTRRAGGADDDQQEIDAEKVQSEEKKDVARERASDQGKVGPDDAGEQ is encoded by the coding sequence ATGGATGTGGTCGGCACCTATCAGGCGTTCATGTCGCACTACCTGTCGTTGCGTAACGACTGGGGTACGGTGATCGATGTGGCCGGCATCCTGGTTCTCACCGGGCTGCTCGATCTGGTCACGCGCGGCCTGTTCGCCTGGCTGCACCGCAAGGTGCTCAAGACCCGCAACCTCTGGGACGACGCGCTCTATCGCAGCGTTAACGGTCCGCTTCAGGTTCTCATCTGGATCGGCGGCGTCTCCATCGCCATCGTGCTGGCCACCGCCTCGGACCAGGCCTGGCGCGCCTACCTGCCGAACGCCCGCGGCATTCTGATTACGCTGACCATGGTCTGGTTCTTCTTCCGGCTGGTCGGCACGATCGAGAAGAACGCGTTGGCGCGCGCCGCGCGGCGCAACAACAAGCTGGACGCCACCAGTGCCGACGCCATTGCCAAGCTCGCCCGCGCCGTGACCCTGATCATTGCCGGGCTGGTGCTGCTGGATCAGTTCGGCGTATCCCCCTCGGGCCTGCTGGCGTTCTCGGGTGTGGGCGGTATTGCGGTCGGTTTCGCGGCACGCGACATGCTGGCCAATATCTTCGGCGGCATGACCGTGTACATGAACCGGCCTTTCTCCGTCGGCGACTGGATCCGCTCGCCGGACCGCGACATCGAGGGCACGGTGGAATCCATCGGCTGGCGTGCGACCACGGTGCGTCGTTTCGACATGCGGCCGCTGTACGTGCCCAATGCCGTGTTCTCCAGCGTGGCGCTGGAGAATCCGTCGCGAATGAGCCATCGCCTGATCAACGAGACGATCGGCCTGCGCTATCAGGACGCCGCCATCGTGCCGGATCTGGTCGAGGATATCCGCGCCATGCTGGCGGCGGACGAGAACATCGATTCGGACCAGGTCGTCCTCACCTATCTCGATTCGCTTTCCGACTCATCGCTCGATCTGCTGGTCTACTGCTATACCCACACCACCGACTGGGCCGAGTATCTGGCCGTCAAGCAAGGCGTGCTGCAGCGTGTCCAGGACCGTATCCGTGAACACGGCGGCGCGATCTCGTTCCCGACCCGGACGCTTCATGTGCCGGACGAACTGGTGGTCGCGCGTACGCGCAGGGCTGGCGGCGCGGATGACGATCAGCAGGAGATCGACGCCGAGAAGGTACAATCCGAGGAAAAAAAAGACGTCGCCCGCGAACGCGCCAGCGACCAGGGCAAGGTAGGGCCGGACGATGCCGGCGAACAATGA
- the nagZ gene encoding beta-N-acetylhexosaminidase, with protein MSPLAPPGPLLVDIESTTLTDADRELLADPAVGGAILFTRNFAGREQLADLTADMRVVRPNLLIVADYEGGRVQRFRDGFTPIPPMRALGRAYQQDPVRARAAARELAWLVATELQAVGVDMPLSPVADLDYGVSEVIGSRAFGATPQSVSDLAGAFAASLADAGSAATAKHFPGHGYVPADSHRELPVDHRALADLEHDWAPFAALIHQGVASVMMAHVRFPAVDDARPASLSARWIEEILRGRLGFEGCVFCDDLSMGGAAALGHFADRTRLALAAGCDYLPVCNDRDAALIARRAVADGAPDRGRARREALATRLGRSASRSAPDPVRLDAARETAAQLMSAA; from the coding sequence ATGAGCCCACTGGCGCCGCCCGGCCCGCTGCTGGTCGATATCGAGTCCACGACGCTCACGGACGCCGATCGCGAATTGCTCGCTGATCCGGCCGTGGGCGGGGCGATCCTGTTCACGCGCAATTTCGCCGGCCGCGAACAGTTGGCCGATTTGACCGCGGACATGCGTGTCGTGCGTCCGAATCTGCTGATCGTGGCCGATTACGAAGGCGGTCGCGTGCAGCGTTTTCGTGACGGATTTACCCCCATTCCGCCCATGCGCGCACTCGGCCGGGCTTATCAGCAAGATCCCGTCCGGGCGCGCGCCGCGGCCCGTGAACTGGCCTGGCTGGTGGCCACCGAGCTGCAGGCCGTGGGGGTGGACATGCCGCTGTCCCCGGTGGCGGATCTCGACTACGGGGTGTCCGAGGTCATCGGCAGCCGCGCGTTCGGCGCGACGCCGCAGAGCGTGAGCGATCTGGCGGGCGCGTTTGCCGCGTCCCTGGCCGATGCCGGCAGTGCGGCAACGGCCAAGCATTTCCCGGGCCACGGCTATGTGCCCGCCGATTCGCACCGCGAATTGCCGGTCGACCATCGCGCGCTTGCAGACCTGGAGCACGACTGGGCGCCCTTTGCGGCCCTGATTCATCAGGGGGTGGCCTCGGTGATGATGGCCCACGTACGCTTCCCCGCGGTGGATGATGCGCGTCCGGCCAGTCTTTCGGCGCGCTGGATCGAGGAGATCCTGCGCGGGCGGCTGGGGTTCGAGGGCTGCGTATTCTGCGACGATCTCAGTATGGGCGGTGCGGCGGCACTGGGTCATTTTGCCGATCGCACACGGCTGGCCCTGGCGGCCGGCTGCGATTATCTGCCCGTGTGCAACGATCGCGATGCGGCGCTGATCGCGCGCCGCGCTGTGGCCGATGGTGCACCCGATCGTGGCCGGGCACGGCGCGAAGCACTGGCAACCCGATTGGGCCGGTCCGCGTCGCGGTCGGCACCGGACCCGGTGCGCCTGGACGCCGCGCGCGAGACCGCAGCACAGCTGATGAGCGCCGCCTGA
- the mfd gene encoding transcription-repair coupling factor has product MVASTPQIAAPSPLSPPALVPGAAARWSRLAGAASALALACVAAQRPGLTVAVVADEHRAYRLEDELKFFAAADLPVHHFPDWETLPYDVFSPHADIVSQRLSLLFRLPSMGRGIVIVAADTLLQPLPPHAFVDGRAMAFAVGERLDFHALRERLEAAGYAAVSEVRTHGEFAIRGAVMDLYPTGSDQPYRLDLFDDEIETIRAFDPETQRSTDKIDSIRLLPAREFPLDDDAIKAFRQRYRQRFDGDPGASAIYRDVSRGLPPGGIESYLPLFFDQVSALTDYLPGDACVVELGDVATALDSAWRAIADRYEQRGVNPERPILPPDEAFIEPATLKSAFDALTGARIVDDDDGDAVFAAQPVPRLAGADVAATGRALQTFFESFEGRVLITGDSAGRREAMRDWLTQLGLAPARVEDWDEFTRGNKRIAVTAAPLEAGCVLTADGLAVIAESQLTGARPPAKKRRRAPVRDPETAIRELTDLAPGAPVVHQDNGVGRYQGLIKLAAGGVENEFVTIEYAGGDLLYVPVASLHLVHRFTGGDAETAPLHRLGNDRWSKARKKAAQQARDTAADLLEIQAKRESAPGVAMTPDEADYAKFAAQFPFEETPDQQRAIDEVMADLSRATPMDRVVCGDVGFGKTEVALRSAFVAVSSGYQVAVLVPTTLLAQQHYQSFADRFADWPVRIGALSRMRTSKQRDTLLEEMTDGKLDIVIGTHRLLAKDIRFKKLGLLIVDEEHRFGVRHKERIKSLRAQVDLLTLTATPIPRTLNMSLSGLRDLSIIATPPESRLAIETFVSKYDGVLLQEAARREMRRGGQIYYVHNKVADIERKARDLAELLPEARIRIAHGQMHERELEQVMLDFYHRRFDILLCTTIVESGIDVPSANTIIIDRADTFGLAQLHQLRGRVGRSHHRAYAYLLTPDDVSMTADAQKRLDALASLHDLGAGFALATHDLEIRGAGELLGEGQSGQIQEIGFDLYRQMLERAVAAYKRGEVPDADADELMGATEVEFSAAALLPEDYIPDVHMRLVLYKRISAAKDGAALRQLKIELIDRFGLLPEPAENLFAATELKLQAAPLALSKLEAGPDVGRLHFGKASKVDPGTLITLVQADPKAYRLEGDAKLVFFRDMPDMATRVERVAELLEKLGAPRVNETEEAVAG; this is encoded by the coding sequence ATGGTAGCCAGCACACCTCAAATCGCCGCGCCCAGCCCGCTGTCGCCGCCGGCGCTCGTTCCCGGCGCGGCCGCGCGCTGGAGTCGGCTCGCGGGTGCGGCCAGCGCGCTGGCCCTGGCTTGCGTCGCCGCCCAGCGACCGGGGCTGACCGTGGCCGTGGTCGCCGACGAGCATCGCGCCTACCGGCTGGAAGACGAACTGAAGTTCTTCGCGGCGGCGGACCTGCCCGTGCATCATTTCCCGGACTGGGAAACGCTGCCCTACGACGTGTTCTCGCCGCACGCCGACATCGTCTCGCAGCGACTGTCGCTGTTGTTCCGGCTGCCGTCCATGGGCCGCGGCATCGTGATCGTGGCCGCGGATACCCTGCTCCAGCCCCTGCCGCCGCACGCCTTCGTGGATGGCCGCGCGATGGCGTTCGCGGTCGGCGAACGGCTGGACTTCCATGCCCTGCGCGAGCGCCTGGAAGCCGCCGGCTATGCCGCAGTGTCCGAAGTCCGCACGCACGGCGAATTCGCCATCCGCGGCGCGGTGATGGATCTGTATCCGACCGGGTCGGACCAGCCCTACCGGCTGGATCTGTTCGACGACGAAATCGAGACCATCCGCGCCTTCGACCCCGAAACCCAGCGCTCGACCGACAAGATCGACTCGATCCGCCTGCTGCCCGCGCGCGAGTTCCCGCTCGATGACGACGCCATCAAGGCATTCCGCCAGCGCTATCGACAACGGTTCGACGGCGATCCAGGCGCGAGCGCCATCTATCGCGACGTCTCCCGCGGCCTGCCACCGGGCGGGATCGAATCCTATCTGCCGCTGTTCTTCGATCAGGTCTCGGCACTCACCGATTACCTGCCGGGCGACGCCTGCGTGGTGGAACTCGGCGATGTCGCGACCGCGCTGGACTCGGCCTGGCGCGCGATCGCCGATCGCTATGAACAGCGCGGGGTGAATCCGGAACGCCCGATCCTGCCGCCCGATGAAGCATTCATCGAACCGGCCACCCTCAAGTCTGCGTTCGACGCACTCACCGGCGCGCGTATCGTTGACGACGATGATGGCGATGCCGTATTCGCCGCCCAACCCGTACCCAGGCTGGCCGGCGCCGACGTCGCGGCGACCGGGCGTGCATTGCAGACGTTTTTCGAATCGTTCGAAGGCCGCGTGCTGATCACCGGCGATTCCGCCGGCCGCCGCGAAGCCATGCGCGACTGGCTCACCCAACTCGGGCTGGCCCCGGCGCGCGTCGAGGACTGGGACGAATTCACCCGCGGCAACAAGCGCATCGCGGTGACCGCCGCGCCGCTGGAGGCCGGTTGCGTGCTGACCGCCGATGGCCTCGCGGTGATTGCCGAAAGCCAGCTCACGGGTGCCAGGCCGCCGGCCAAGAAACGCCGCCGGGCGCCGGTGCGCGACCCGGAAACCGCAATCCGCGAGCTCACCGATCTCGCGCCCGGCGCGCCGGTCGTGCATCAGGACAACGGGGTCGGGCGCTATCAGGGCTTGATCAAGCTCGCCGCCGGTGGCGTCGAGAATGAATTCGTCACCATCGAATATGCCGGCGGCGACCTGCTGTACGTGCCGGTGGCCTCGTTGCATCTGGTGCATCGCTTCACCGGCGGCGATGCCGAAACCGCGCCGCTGCACCGGCTCGGCAACGACCGCTGGTCCAAGGCGCGCAAGAAAGCGGCCCAGCAGGCGCGTGACACCGCCGCCGATCTGCTCGAGATTCAGGCCAAGCGCGAATCCGCCCCCGGCGTCGCGATGACGCCGGACGAGGCCGATTACGCCAAGTTTGCCGCCCAGTTCCCGTTCGAGGAAACGCCGGACCAGCAGCGCGCCATCGACGAGGTCATGGCCGATCTGTCGCGCGCCACACCAATGGACCGGGTGGTCTGCGGCGACGTCGGCTTCGGCAAGACCGAGGTCGCGCTGCGCTCGGCGTTCGTGGCCGTGTCGTCCGGCTACCAGGTGGCAGTGCTGGTGCCCACCACCCTGCTCGCCCAGCAGCATTACCAGAGTTTTGCCGACCGCTTCGCCGACTGGCCGGTGAGAATCGGCGCGCTGTCGCGCATGCGCACCTCCAAGCAGCGCGACACCCTGCTTGAGGAGATGACCGACGGCAAGCTGGATATCGTGATCGGCACGCATCGCCTACTGGCCAAGGATATCCGCTTCAAGAAGCTGGGGCTGTTGATCGTCGACGAGGAGCATCGCTTCGGCGTGCGCCACAAGGAGCGCATCAAGAGCCTGCGTGCCCAGGTCGACCTGCTCACGCTCACCGCGACGCCGATTCCGCGCACGCTCAACATGAGCCTGTCGGGCCTGCGCGATCTGTCGATCATCGCCACGCCGCCCGAGTCGCGGCTGGCGATCGAGACATTCGTGTCGAAATACGACGGCGTGCTGCTGCAGGAAGCCGCGCGCCGCGAGATGCGTCGTGGCGGCCAGATCTATTACGTGCACAACAAGGTGGCCGATATCGAGCGCAAGGCCCGCGATCTGGCCGAGCTGCTGCCCGAGGCGCGCATCCGCATCGCCCACGGCCAGATGCACGAGCGCGAACTCGAACAGGTGATGCTCGATTTCTATCACCGCCGCTTCGATATTCTGCTGTGCACCACGATCGTGGAGTCCGGCATCGACGTGCCGAGCGCGAACACCATCATCATCGACCGGGCCGACACCTTCGGCCTGGCCCAGCTGCATCAGTTGCGGGGCCGGGTCGGGCGCTCGCATCACCGGGCCTATGCCTATCTGCTCACGCCCGACGATGTCTCAATGACCGCCGATGCCCAGAAGCGGCTCGACGCCCTGGCCTCGCTGCACGATCTGGGCGCCGGTTTCGCGCTCGCCACCCACGATCTCGAGATCCGCGGCGCCGGCGAATTGCTCGGCGAAGGCCAGTCCGGCCAGATCCAGGAAATCGGCTTCGATCTGTATCGACAGATGCTGGAGCGCGCGGTGGCAGCCTACAAGCGCGGCGAAGTGCCGGATGCCGATGCCGACGAGCTCATGGGTGCCACCGAGGTGGAGTTCAGTGCGGCCGCCCTGTTGCCCGAAGACTATATTCCGGATGTGCACATGCGCCTGGTGTTGTACAAGCGCATCAGTGCGGCCAAGGACGGCGCCGCCCTGCGCCAGCTCAAGATCGAATTGATCGATCGTTTCGGATTGCTGCCGGAGCCGGCGGAGAATCTGTTCGCGGCGACCGAACTCAAGCTCCAGGCCGCGCCGCTGGCCCTGTCCAAGCTCGAGGCCGGCCCGGACGTGGGTCGCCTGCATTTCGGCAAGGCCAGCAAGGTCGACCCCGGCACGCTGATCACGCTGGTCCAGGCCGACCCGAAGGCCTACCGGCTGGAAGGCGACGCCAAGCTCGTGTTCTTCCGCGACATGCCCGATATGGCCACCCGCGTCGAGCGCGTGGCCGAACTGCTGGAGAAACTGGGTGCGCCGCGGGTCAACGAAACCGAGGAAGCGGTCGCCGGTTAG